One window of Anaerolineales bacterium genomic DNA carries:
- the mscL gene encoding large conductance mechanosensitive channel protein MscL → MFKEFREFVMRGNVLDLAVGVIIGAAFGKIVGSLVNDILMPVVGLILGKIDFSNLTIAEVVKYGAFIQSIIDFLIIAFIIFLIVRSANKLKKAPPPADPTTKECPHCISTISIKATRCPNCTSELKA, encoded by the coding sequence ATGTTCAAGGAATTCAGAGAGTTCGTGATGCGGGGAAATGTGCTCGATCTCGCCGTGGGCGTCATCATCGGCGCGGCGTTTGGGAAGATCGTCGGTTCGCTGGTCAACGACATTCTGATGCCGGTCGTCGGATTGATCCTCGGAAAAATCGACTTCAGCAACCTGACGATTGCGGAAGTTGTCAAATACGGGGCGTTCATTCAATCCATCATCGACTTCCTCATCATAGCCTTCATAATCTTCCTCATTGTCAGATCTGCGAATAAATTGAAGAAGGCGCCACCTCCCGCCGACCCCACCACCAAAGAATGCCCGCACTGCATCAGCACCATCTCCATCAAAGCCACCCGATGCCCGAATTGCACGTCTGAATTGAAGGCTTAA
- a CDS encoding peptide ABC transporter substrate-binding protein, which produces MLRNRLFALLGLLVIASMALAACGAPAAPEEGPAATEAAPEATEAAPAEPKVMVACLAQEPSTLYLYSESALVKSFVLDAIYDGYAGPLGGYDARTYDYQSVYYNLSTFDDTAEQNTIEVGVGDVVYDPAQDAAVPLEAGMTISMNQAEGDPVEVTVEEGQKYPIVQIVTVFTLADGMTWEDGTPVTTADVQFSYDVGASPDTPSVKYFYTTQTQKIEIVDDSTYKYYFMPGYTSGTYFVDGMIHPLPAHVYGEGGSNPLTPAEMLADESVNRAPLAFGPFKMVEWVAGDHLTVEKNPTYWRAGEGLPKLDTLIYRFIPDTNQLIAQLASGECDFGTQDAAFEGSLPLIRQFEAEGLMVPQVVAGTVFEHLDFNTKPVESYTGAAATLKASDGSLLFQNVDFRHAIAYCIDRQAVVDAATNGAAVVQHTYTASDHPLYAGDDNITVYEFDPEKGKELLAGLGWTDSDGDGILDSGGQKLSFIHSTRVNPLREKVTQIVQAQLKDNCGIETKIETYGSEYFGDGPDGLVFGRQYDLGEFAWLTGVEPPCTLYISSQVPSAELGWGNSNNTGFENADFDAACNAATQALDEATKAAEHAKAQAVFTEYLPSLPLFARAKILVTRPNVVGVLMDPTANSEFWNVENFDFEN; this is translated from the coding sequence ATGTTACGTAACCGATTGTTTGCTTTGCTCGGTTTGCTTGTGATTGCCAGCATGGCTCTTGCGGCTTGCGGCGCTCCCGCTGCACCTGAAGAAGGTCCCGCTGCCACTGAGGCGGCGCCCGAAGCCACCGAAGCGGCTCCCGCTGAACCCAAGGTGATGGTTGCATGTCTGGCTCAAGAGCCTTCCACGTTGTACTTGTACAGCGAGTCCGCTCTCGTCAAATCCTTCGTCCTCGATGCGATCTATGATGGTTATGCAGGTCCCCTGGGTGGATATGATGCCCGAACCTACGACTATCAATCCGTCTACTATAACCTTTCCACCTTCGACGACACCGCTGAACAGAACACCATCGAGGTTGGAGTCGGCGATGTGGTTTACGATCCCGCCCAGGATGCGGCTGTGCCCCTTGAAGCGGGCATGACCATCTCCATGAACCAGGCAGAAGGCGACCCCGTCGAGGTGACCGTTGAAGAGGGCCAAAAGTACCCGATCGTCCAGATCGTTACCGTCTTCACTCTTGCCGATGGCATGACCTGGGAAGACGGCACCCCGGTGACCACCGCCGATGTGCAGTTCTCCTATGATGTCGGCGCTTCGCCCGACACCCCCAGCGTCAAGTACTTCTACACCACCCAAACCCAGAAGATCGAGATCGTGGATGACTCGACCTACAAGTACTACTTCATGCCGGGCTACACCAGCGGCACATACTTTGTTGATGGTATGATCCATCCATTACCGGCTCACGTATACGGTGAAGGTGGATCCAATCCGTTGACCCCCGCTGAAATGCTCGCCGACGAGAGCGTGAACCGCGCCCCGCTCGCTTTTGGTCCGTTCAAGATGGTCGAATGGGTCGCTGGTGATCACCTCACCGTTGAGAAGAACCCCACGTACTGGCGTGCCGGCGAAGGCTTGCCCAAGCTCGACACCCTCATCTACCGCTTCATACCTGATACCAACCAGCTCATCGCCCAGTTGGCTTCTGGTGAATGTGATTTCGGTACTCAGGATGCCGCGTTCGAAGGCTCCCTGCCCCTCATCCGCCAATTCGAAGCCGAAGGTTTGATGGTGCCTCAGGTTGTGGCTGGTACGGTGTTCGAACACCTCGATTTCAATACCAAACCGGTTGAATCCTATACCGGCGCTGCCGCCACTCTTAAGGCTTCCGACGGTTCCCTCCTGTTCCAGAACGTTGATTTCCGCCACGCGATCGCCTATTGTATCGACCGCCAGGCTGTTGTGGACGCCGCGACCAACGGTGCGGCAGTTGTCCAGCATACTTACACCGCCTCGGATCACCCACTCTATGCCGGTGACGACAACATCACCGTTTACGAGTTTGATCCTGAAAAAGGCAAAGAATTGCTTGCCGGACTCGGTTGGACCGACTCCGATGGCGATGGCATTCTCGATAGCGGCGGTCAAAAACTGTCCTTCATTCACAGCACCCGCGTCAATCCGCTGCGCGAGAAGGTCACCCAGATCGTCCAGGCTCAGTTGAAGGATAACTGCGGCATCGAGACCAAGATCGAAACCTATGGCTCCGAGTACTTTGGTGATGGTCCGGATGGCTTGGTCTTCGGCCGCCAGTATGACTTGGGCGAGTTCGCCTGGTTGACCGGCGTCGAGCCGCCATGCACCCTCTATATCTCTTCACAGGTGCCCAGCGCTGAACTTGGCTGGGGCAACAGCAACAACACCGGCTTCGAGAACGCTGACTTCGACGCCGCGTGCAATGCCGCCACCCAGGCTCTCGACGAAGCCACCAAGGCTGCCGAACATGCCAAAGCCCAGGCAGTGTTTACCGAATACCTGCCCAGCCTGCCTCTGTTTGCCCGCGCCAAGATCCTTGTGACCCGCCCGAACGTCGTGGGCGTGTTGATGGACCCGACCGCGAACAGCGAGTTCTGGAATGTCGAGAACTTCGACTTTGAGAACTAG
- a CDS encoding ABC transporter permease → MTNYLIRRFVQMGLVVVAASMAIYFLLWLAPGGPLDELKIVGAGGRANQGFTEEQIQRISEYLGLHRGPIWGYIAWLTGEDWFDSIGKPELQTSSCRSVETTCSRGVLRGDFGVSWNVARGSPVADVLLSRLRNTLILMTSATIISLLVAIPIGIVSAVKQYSRLDYFVTTFSFFGTAMPVFWFGLMMIILFGGNQSPLYKAFGFPYLPTGNVTLVRNPLPGSLLELLNATPGSSLDIAVHAILPTIVLSLLYMAGWSRFMRTAMLEVLRQDYVRTARAKGLRERVVILKHAMRNGLIPLITIVVFQIPGIFGGATITETVFNWPGMGFLYVHALGATDYPVAMAFLFISAVLVVIASLIGDVLYTIVDPRIRLE, encoded by the coding sequence ATGACCAATTATCTGATTAGACGTTTTGTTCAAATGGGTCTTGTCGTTGTTGCCGCCTCGATGGCAATCTACTTTCTTCTTTGGCTGGCTCCAGGGGGACCGTTGGATGAATTGAAAATCGTGGGGGCGGGGGGACGCGCAAATCAGGGATTTACCGAAGAACAGATCCAGCGCATTTCCGAATATCTTGGCTTGCATCGTGGACCGATCTGGGGATACATTGCCTGGTTGACAGGTGAGGATTGGTTCGATAGCATCGGCAAACCTGAACTTCAGACATCCTCCTGCCGTTCCGTGGAAACGACGTGCAGTCGAGGCGTTTTACGCGGCGATTTTGGCGTTTCGTGGAATGTGGCGCGCGGTTCACCGGTGGCAGACGTGCTGTTGTCCCGCCTGCGGAACACATTGATTTTGATGACGTCTGCCACTATTATTTCCCTGCTGGTGGCTATTCCTATTGGGATTGTTTCAGCGGTCAAACAATATTCGCGGCTCGACTATTTTGTCACGACTTTTTCTTTTTTCGGGACAGCAATGCCAGTATTTTGGTTTGGCTTGATGATGATCATCTTGTTTGGGGGCAACCAATCGCCGTTATATAAGGCGTTCGGCTTCCCGTACCTCCCGACCGGGAATGTCACTCTCGTCCGCAATCCGCTGCCCGGAAGCCTCCTCGAACTGCTCAATGCGACTCCCGGTTCCTCGTTGGATATTGCCGTCCATGCGATTTTACCGACCATCGTCTTATCCCTGCTTTACATGGCTGGATGGAGCCGCTTCATGCGCACCGCCATGCTGGAGGTCCTGCGCCAGGATTATGTGCGCACCGCCCGCGCAAAAGGCTTGCGGGAACGCGTGGTCATTTTGAAACACGCCATGCGTAATGGTTTGATTCCATTGATCACCATTGTGGTTTTTCAAATTCCCGGCATATTTGGCGGTGCGACCATCACCGAGACGGTCTTCAACTGGCCCGGCATGGGTTTTCTGTACGTTCATGCGCTCGGGGCGACCGATTACCCTGTGGCGATGGCATTCCTTTTCATCAGCGCGGTGCTGGTCGTGATCGCATCCTTGATCGGCGACGTCTTATATACCATTGTAGACCCGCGAATTCGTCTCGAATAA
- a CDS encoding ABC transporter permease — translation MAVAQLDSETLSTIKEESWFVIIGRRFIRHKLAVVGMVFVLVFIFAAIFANVLAPYDPYKQNLAPSYSNPSPEHILGTDELGRDVFSRLLYASRISLFVTVLVNFTGETIGVIVGATSGYFGKWVDSLIQRIVEFLLTLPTLPLLLFFSAMLRGITIPGLPDEWSKAIIISLVLIAFGWLTATRLVRGMVLSLREQDFVQAARALGASDWKIITKHMIPNSLAPVIVNLTLGLGGVIVLEAALSFLGFGITPPVPTWGNMLQNVQERMWQQPWLAFYPGLCIFLTSLSFNYIGDGLRDALDPRLKL, via the coding sequence ATGGCGGTTGCTCAACTCGATTCAGAAACCCTCTCGACCATCAAGGAAGAGAGTTGGTTTGTCATTATAGGAAGGCGCTTCATCCGGCACAAATTGGCTGTGGTGGGCATGGTGTTCGTCCTGGTCTTTATCTTCGCGGCCATATTTGCCAATGTCCTCGCTCCCTACGACCCTTATAAGCAAAATCTGGCGCCCTCCTACTCAAACCCCTCGCCGGAACACATCCTGGGCACCGATGAACTCGGCAGGGATGTGTTCAGTCGCCTGTTATATGCTTCACGTATTTCACTTTTCGTGACCGTGTTGGTAAATTTCACAGGCGAGACCATCGGCGTTATCGTCGGGGCAACTTCCGGATATTTCGGCAAATGGGTGGATTCCCTCATCCAGCGCATTGTCGAATTCCTTCTCACTCTCCCCACCCTCCCGCTGCTTCTCTTCTTCTCCGCCATGCTGCGTGGAATTACGATTCCCGGTCTGCCGGATGAATGGTCCAAGGCGATCATTATTTCTCTTGTGTTGATCGCGTTTGGCTGGCTGACCGCCACGCGCCTCGTGCGTGGCATGGTATTGAGCCTGCGCGAACAGGATTTTGTGCAAGCCGCGCGGGCATTGGGTGCCAGCGACTGGAAGATCATCACCAAACACATGATTCCAAACTCACTCGCTCCGGTCATCGTCAACCTGACCCTTGGACTTGGTGGCGTCATTGTTTTGGAGGCGGCGCTTTCCTTTCTTGGCTTTGGGATCACCCCGCCGGTTCCCACCTGGGGGAATATGCTGCAAAACGTTCAGGAACGCATGTGGCAGCAGCCCTGGCTGGCGTTTTATCCCGGTTTGTGCATTTTCCTTACATCCCTGTCCTTTAACTACATTGGCGACGGCTTGCGCGACGCGCTCGACCCGCGCCTGAAACTTTAA
- a CDS encoding ABC transporter ATP-binding protein — protein MWLTVSEITKPLLEVKNLKTYFYTEDGVVRAVDGVDFEVYPGEVLGIVGESGCGKSVTSLSIMRLIGIPGKIVEGEIVFDGKDLVKATEEEMMQVRGNRISMIFQQPQSALNPVFRAGDQISEVLNIHQDFGREAGRERAVELLKLVGIPEPERRADAFPHELSGGMSQRVMIAMALACVPDLLIADEPTTALDVTIQAQILDLMRDMKTQLGSAMMLITHDLGVIAEMANRVVVMYAGEIVEQSPVASLFDKPLHPYTQGLIGSIPVLGEIRDRLDVIPGSVPNLINLPQGCRFAPRCRARVENNLTVCTDQHPALIDVAEGHKVRCWLYQDTEGHTAPMKSGK, from the coding sequence ATTTGGTTAACCGTGTCCGAGATCACTAAACCCCTTTTGGAAGTAAAGAACCTCAAGACATATTTCTACACTGAGGATGGCGTTGTCCGTGCTGTGGACGGCGTGGACTTCGAAGTCTACCCCGGCGAAGTGCTTGGCATCGTGGGTGAATCCGGGTGTGGCAAAAGCGTCACCTCTCTTTCCATCATGCGCCTGATCGGCATCCCCGGCAAGATCGTGGAGGGCGAAATCGTTTTCGACGGAAAAGACCTGGTCAAAGCCACGGAAGAGGAGATGATGCAAGTCCGCGGAAATCGCATCTCCATGATCTTTCAACAGCCGCAATCCGCCCTCAACCCTGTCTTCCGTGCCGGGGATCAAATCTCGGAAGTCCTGAACATTCACCAGGATTTCGGCAGGGAAGCCGGCCGTGAACGCGCAGTGGAACTGCTCAAATTGGTCGGCATCCCAGAGCCGGAACGGCGCGCCGATGCCTTCCCTCATGAACTTTCCGGGGGTATGTCGCAGCGCGTGATGATCGCCATGGCGCTTGCCTGCGTGCCCGACCTGCTGATCGCCGATGAACCAACCACTGCTCTGGATGTGACCATTCAGGCGCAGATCCTCGACCTCATGCGCGACATGAAGACCCAACTTGGCTCCGCCATGATGCTGATCACCCACGACCTCGGAGTGATCGCTGAGATGGCCAACCGTGTCGTGGTGATGTACGCAGGCGAGATCGTGGAACAATCCCCCGTGGCTTCCCTCTTCGATAAACCGCTTCATCCCTACACCCAGGGCTTGATCGGCTCGATACCCGTTCTGGGAGAGATCCGAGATCGTTTGGATGTCATCCCCGGCTCCGTCCCCAACCTGATCAATCTGCCGCAGGGATGCCGCTTCGCGCCGCGCTGCCGCGCCCGGGTGGAAAACAATCTCACCGTCTGCACCGACCAGCATCCCGCGCTCATTGACGTGGCAGAAGGTCACAAGGTTCGCTGCTGGTTATATCAAGATACCGAAGGGCACACCGCCCCAATGAAATCTGGAAAATAA
- a CDS encoding dipeptide ABC transporter ATP-binding protein: protein MNKQAQPDLLVVDKLVKYFPVRSGLLQRVTAWVQAVDKVSFAVKRGETLGMVGESGCGKTTVGRTLLRLIEPTAGDVYFEGKNVLKMGQRELKPLRRDMQIIFQDPYASLNPRMPIGESVMEGLQIHNIGRPKERWEIAINMLKKVGLEEYHARRYPHEFSGGQRQRIGIARALALNPKFIVCDEPVSALDVSIQSQVLNILKDLQSEFGLTYLFIAHNLSVVEHISDRVAVMYLGKMVELTDRESLYREPLHPYTQALLSAIPIPHPNVKRDRTILKGDVPSPLNPPKGCRFHTRCPIAIDKCSQEEPEFKEIKPGHWVACWKAE from the coding sequence ATGAACAAACAAGCACAACCAGACTTGTTGGTGGTGGATAAACTTGTCAAGTATTTCCCTGTGCGCTCGGGTCTGCTTCAACGGGTGACAGCCTGGGTCCAGGCTGTGGATAAGGTCAGTTTTGCCGTCAAGAGGGGCGAGACGCTTGGCATGGTCGGTGAGTCGGGATGCGGAAAAACAACCGTTGGACGAACCCTTTTGCGCTTGATCGAACCAACTGCCGGGGATGTGTACTTCGAAGGCAAGAATGTCTTGAAGATGGGCCAGCGCGAATTGAAACCCCTTCGGCGTGACATGCAGATCATCTTCCAGGATCCCTACGCCTCCCTGAACCCGCGCATGCCAATCGGCGAATCGGTGATGGAAGGCCTGCAGATACACAACATCGGGCGACCCAAGGAACGCTGGGAGATCGCCATCAACATGCTCAAGAAAGTGGGATTGGAGGAATATCATGCCAGGCGCTATCCGCATGAATTCTCCGGAGGGCAGCGACAGCGCATCGGCATAGCCCGCGCTCTTGCACTGAATCCCAAATTCATCGTCTGCGATGAGCCGGTTTCCGCGCTCGACGTTTCCATTCAGTCCCAGGTCTTGAACATTCTAAAAGACCTTCAATCCGAATTCGGGCTGACCTACCTCTTCATCGCCCATAACCTCAGCGTGGTCGAACATATATCGGACCGGGTGGCGGTAATGTACCTGGGCAAAATGGTCGAGTTGACGGACCGCGAATCCCTGTACCGCGAGCCGCTTCATCCATATACACAGGCGCTTCTCTCCGCGATCCCCATTCCCCACCCGAACGTGAAGCGCGATCGCACCATCCTCAAAGGCGATGTGCCGAGCCCGCTCAACCCGCCCAAGGGCTGCCGCTTCCATACCCGCTGCCCGATTGCGATCGACAAATGCTCGCAGGAGGAACCGGAGTTCAAGGAAATCAAACCGGGTCACTGGGTTGCATGTTGGAAAGCCGAATGA
- a CDS encoding response regulator, which translates to MIRNLLLVDDQRDILRLLRSTLETLKNEDIKIYEAQSGEEALIESTRHKIDMLVSDYKLPGMSGVELMHKVRARHTDVKVIFITGMTDRKTRDEMLNTGAFAIFDKPIPIADFLDSVERGLGFVQTIFPPENALPGMEEGPHHARLSDLLANFRQDFKADALFLLNERGLINARTGSLHDPSMEVSLISTLMAIHNTSLKVAKHNHQESIESYHVFNGGDHDLLFIPVTPIYALLVAGRGLADDEQLLDTMRGLMSLRAQVIKALDLMGVTGELKLRTAPAAAPPVSVTPKKTTDQLAKAAPAPEMEALLKKAPGEKEKAKSADEFWDEAAHDLGKKSTNPEVISLEEAKKLGLIPGEK; encoded by the coding sequence ATGATTCGCAATCTTTTACTTGTGGACGATCAACGCGATATTCTTCGGCTTCTGCGTTCCACGCTTGAAACCCTGAAGAACGAGGATATCAAGATTTACGAAGCCCAATCGGGGGAGGAGGCTTTGATCGAATCCACGCGCCACAAGATCGACATGCTGGTTTCCGATTACAAACTCCCCGGCATGAGCGGCGTGGAATTGATGCATAAAGTTCGCGCCCGCCATACGGATGTGAAGGTCATCTTTATCACAGGCATGACCGACCGAAAAACGCGGGATGAGATGCTCAACACCGGCGCGTTCGCCATTTTCGACAAACCCATCCCGATCGCCGATTTTCTCGACTCCGTGGAACGCGGCCTGGGTTTTGTTCAAACCATTTTTCCGCCGGAAAACGCCCTGCCTGGCATGGAGGAAGGTCCGCATCATGCCAGATTATCAGACCTGCTCGCAAATTTCAGGCAGGATTTCAAAGCCGACGCCCTTTTTCTGCTCAATGAACGCGGATTGATAAACGCCCGTACCGGCAGCCTGCACGATCCCAGCATGGAAGTTTCCCTTATTTCCACCTTAATGGCGATCCATAATACAAGTCTCAAAGTGGCGAAGCATAACCACCAGGAATCCATCGAGTCCTATCATGTCTTCAACGGCGGTGATCACGACCTTCTGTTTATCCCGGTCACGCCCATTTACGCTCTTCTTGTTGCGGGAAGGGGACTTGCCGACGATGAACAGCTCCTGGATACGATGCGCGGTTTGATGTCTCTGCGCGCGCAGGTGATCAAGGCGCTCGATCTCATGGGCGTGACAGGGGAATTGAAATTAAGAACTGCGCCTGCAGCGGCGCCGCCCGTTTCGGTGACGCCAAAAAAGACCACCGACCAGCTTGCCAAAGCGGCTCCTGCGCCTGAGATGGAGGCATTGTTGAAGAAGGCTCCGGGTGAAAAGGAGAAAGCAAAGTCTGCCGACGAATTTTGGGATGAAGCGGCACATGACCTTGGAAAAAAATCCACCAACCCCGAGGTGATCTCGCTTGAAGAGGCGAAGAAATTGGGCCTCATTCCAGGTGAGAAATAG